A stretch of the Arachis stenosperma cultivar V10309 chromosome 6, arast.V10309.gnm1.PFL2, whole genome shotgun sequence genome encodes the following:
- the LOC130933632 gene encoding uncharacterized protein LOC130933632, producing MATQSSSQGSRSSTKSRGRKRTCFCRERPVLRTSSTAENPGRRFWGCVNFQIGDGCDYFAWAEPEGQDPQIQRLKNKTSSLKEELQKAERKFALALGVGILGWTMAGLLLCDRLN from the exons ATGGCTACCCAGTCGTCCTCCCAAGGTTCGCGTAGCAGCACCAAGAGTCGTGGGAGAAAGAGGACTTGCTTCTGTAGAGAGAGACCGGTATTGCGCACGTCATCTACAGCGGAGAACCCAGGAAGAAGATTCTGGGGCTGCGTCAACTTTCAG ATAGGAGATGGATGCGATTATTTTGCTTGGGCAGAGCCTGAAGGACAAGATCCACAAATTCAAAGACTGAAGAACAAAACAAGCTCGTTGAAAGAAGAACTGCAGAAAGCTGAAAGGAAATTTGCATTGGCACTTGGTGTTGGAATTCTTGGATGGACAATGGCTGGGCTGCTGCTATGTGATCGACTTAATTGA
- the LOC130933633 gene encoding uncharacterized protein LOC130933633: MDSEKSLLVLVNCFGKIKKSNRHGVKFTDKEPLSIFIRLTDTLSDLKRNILQKAGLCGAKLVKKVFYKIPMAVVSSGVQYETFVIESDEDMEVLFHCRRNFSVVRIHELFAKLEDGVDTLAGRSPSLITSLVGSGEADHVEDAMRKDDSHDEPDHISGDSEEEILMAPPAPQGPSSSGSHQQPPQFPTLNLEAVSQQLDEVHIFGGQGLHEDNTSGKFQIGQSFQTKEEAVMSVKDYSIHRGVQYQVMESDHLKYVGRCKEFGNGCTWTIRMALRQRKGNREVRRYNGAHTYLATSISSDHRQLDYHIICARIYPLVRADAAVTIKVLQEATESTYGFRPSYRKVWKAKQKAVAQIYGNWEESYAELLRWILGMQATMDGTVALLKTSPVRVSDEVDESTEYFHRLFWTFSPCIEAFKHCKPLISIDGILVISDRHNGINTVLEAPDSGWLPPHAYRAYCIRQVAANFALSFKGHDGRRLLVNAAYAKTDEEFDYWFDIMRTENLAICDWANRLEYDKWTQHQNGGKRFSHMTTNIFECVNSVLKGTQNLPVTALVKSTYGRLAELFVVRGQIAEAQLGSGQRFCQALVKVIECNLKNSRCFLVTLFDRHQSEYTMAETIPTGNFSRGTYRVSLKDRTCDCMYF; the protein is encoded by the exons ATGGATAGTGAGAAGAGCTTGTTGGTTCTAGTCAATTGCtttggtaaaataaaaaaaagtaataggCATGGTGTTAAGTTCACTGATAAAGAACCGCTGAGCATTTTTATCCGTTTGACTGATACTTTGTCGGATCTAAAGAGGAACATATTGCAGAAGGCAGGGTTGTGTGGGGCCAAGTTGGTGAAGAAGGTGTTCTACAAGATTCCGATGGCGGTTGTGTCAAGTGGTGTGCAGTATGAAACATTTGTGATAGAGTCGGATGAAGACATGGAGGTCTTGTTTCATTGTCGGCGAAATTTTTCGGTGGTGAGAATACACGAGTTGTTTGCCAAGTTGGAAGACGGTGTCGACA CACTGGCAGGTAGGTCACCTAGTTTGATTACTAGTCTTGTTGGTAGTGGTGAGGCGGATCACGTTGAGGACGCGATGCGGAAAGATGATTCACACGATGAGCCCGATCACATATCGGGGGATAGTGAGGAGGAGATTCTGATGGCCCCACCTGCACCTCAGGGGCCATCCAGTTCTGGGTCCCACCAACAACCGCCACAGTTTCCGACGCTGAACTTGGAAGCAGTGAGTCAACAACTGGATGAGGTACACATTTTTGGAGGCCAAGGATTACACGAGGACAATACTTCTGGGAAATTTCAGATTGGCCAATCTTTCCAGACCAAGGAGGAAGCTGTGATGAGTGTTAAGGATTATAGCATTCATCGTGGAGTTCAATATCAGGTTATGGAATCAGATCATCTGAAGTATGTTGGGAGATGTAAGGAGTTTGGAAACGGCTGCACTTGGACGATCCGCATGGCACTTCGTCAGCGTAAGGGTAACCGGGAGGTTAGAAGGTACAACGGAGCTCACACTTACCTGGCCACTTCGATTTCGAGTGACCACCGACAGCTCGATTACCACATAATTTGTGCGAGGATCTATCCGTTGGTTAGGGCGGATGCAGCGGTTACGATAAAGGTGTTGCAAGAAGCCACTGAGTCAACCTACGGATTCAGGCCTAGTTATAGGAAGGTGTGGAAGGCAAAGCAGAAGGCAGTCGCACAGATCTACGGGAATTGGGAAGAGTCGTATGCCGAGTTGCTCCGGTGGATCCTTGGGATGCAAGCAACAATGGACGGAACCGTTGCTTTGTTGAAGACTTCTCCAGTGCGTGTAAGTGATGAGGTTGATGAGTCTACAGAGTACTTTCATCGTCTTTTCTGGACATTTTCTCCATGCATTGAGGCTTTTAAACATTGCAAGCCACTAATCAGCATTGACG GCATTCTAGTGATCTCTGACAGACACAACGGCATTAACACTGTACTGGAGGCACCAGACAGTGGTTGGCTACCGCCTCATGCATATCGAGCGTATTGCATTCGACAAGTTGCAGCTAATTTTGCTCTCAGTTTCAAGGGCCATGATGGAAGGCGGCTGCTCGTGAATGCAGCGTATGCCAAGACTGATGAAGAGTTTGACTACTGGTTTGATATTATGAGAACTGAGAATCTGGCTATATGTGATTGGGCCAACCGACTGGAGTACGATAAGTGGACCCAACACCAGAATGGAGGCAAACGGTTCAGCCACATGACGACAAACATATTCGAGTGTGTTAACTCTGTATTGAAGGGGACACAGAATCTGCCGGTCACTGCACTTGTGAAATCCACATATGGGAGGTTAGCAGAGCTTTTTGTCGTCCGAGGGCAGATAGCAGAGGCGCAGTTGGGATCAGGCCAACGGTTTTGCCAAGCGCTGGTCAAGGTGATAGAGTGCAACTTGAAAAATTCGAGGTGCTTCTTGGTTACTCTGTTCGACAGACATCAGTCTGAGTATACCATGGCTGAGACGATTCCTACTGGTAACTTTTCACGTGGGACGTATCGGGTTTCTCTCAAAGATCGCACTTGTGACTGCATGTACTTTTAA
- the LOC130935936 gene encoding kinesin-like protein KIN-14I isoform X1: MAAEAAFSFSVASVVEDVLQQHGTRLKDLDLESRKAEEAASRRYEAAGWLRKMVGVVAAKDLPAEPSEEEFRLGLRSGIILCNVINKVQSGAVPKVVESPVDSAMIPDGAPLSAYQYFENVRNFLVAVQEIGLPTFEASDLEQGGKSSRIVNCVLALKSYGEWKKSGANGVWKFGGNLRPATSTKSFVRMNTEPFTNSLSRTSSINEKSLTGLNNEAESNSKMSGSHSLSSLVHAILSDKRPEEVPMLVESVLSKVVEEFEHRIASRGGEQVQPKITSRDPVSQSNGSALKFVMPDKRVDNRINMVTKKEDFIQKSRVAEQSRGQLLRQKELSDQQQRDIQELKHMLHTTKAGMQFIQMKFQEEFSNLGMHVCGLAHAASGYHRVLEENRKLYNQVQDLKGSIRVYCRVRPFFPGQPNQLSTVESIEDGTLTVHIPSKNGKGRKSFNFNKVFGPSASQAEVFLDMQPLIRSVLDGFNVCIFAYGQTGSGKTYTMTGPKEITEKSQGVNYRALSDLFLIADQRKDTFHYDVSVQMIEIYNEQVRDLLVSDGTNKRLEIRSSSNKGLSVPDASLVPVSSTLDVIELMNLGQRNRAVGATALNDRSSRSHSCLTVHVQGRDLTSGTILRGCMHLVDLAGSERVDKSEATGDRLKEAQHINKSLSALGDVIASLAQKNSHVPYRNSKLTQLLQDSLGGQAKTLMFVHISPESDAIGETLSTLKFAERVATVELGAARVNKDSADVKELKEQIANLKAALARKEGESEHSFSGSSEKYRTRAGDLSPYHASQRGTDAGDRPGCRQPMVDVGNIGLQSKSKFRHKTQSLDFDEMSSTSPPWPPVSSPGQNYAEDDKETGSGEWVDKVMVNKQDVNKTDNLLGCWESPGANGNLSDVFYQKYLQDSSKMYSEQSYNMFMGGNQFSMMAGSDEMDELDAATSDSSEPDLLWQFNHSKLSTMTMTNAVGSKTKRSIPKSAKSPEMSRIGASVSNRTARHPAPVDVKRKAGNRK, encoded by the exons ATGGCGGCAGAGGCAGCATTCTCCTTCTCAGTGGCGTCCGTGGTGGAGGATGTGCTTCAGCAGCACGGTACTCGCCTCAAAGATCTTGATTTGGAGTCCAGGAAAGCCGAAGAAGCTG CATCTAGAAGATATGAAGCAGCAGGGTGGCTTAGAAAAATGGTTGGAGTTGTTGCGGCCAAAGATTTACCAGCTGAACCCTCTGAGGAAGAGTTTAGGCTTGGTTTGAGAAGTGGGATTATTCTTTGTAATGTTATTAACAAGGTTCAATCTGGAGCTGTTCCCAAG GTTGTGGAGAGTCCTGTTGATTCTGCAATGATCCCGGATGGGGCACCATTATCCGCATATCAGTACTTCGAAAACGTGAGGAATTTTCTGGTTGCTGTCCAGGAAATTGGACTTCCTACTTTTGAGGCATCTGATCTGGAACAG GGAGGAAAATCATCCAGGATTGTGAATTGCGTCTTGGCCCTTAAATCCTATGGTGAATGGAAAAAGAGTGGGGCAAATGGTGTGTGGAAATTCGGGGGGAATCTCAGACCAGCTACATCAACAAAATCTTTTGTGAGAATGAACACAGAGCCATTTACTAATTCCTTGTCGAGGACCTCATCGATTAATGAAAAGTCTCTAACTGGTCTTAACAATGAAGCTGAATCTAATAGTAAAATG TCTGGCTCCCATTCATTGAGTTCGCTTGTTCATGCAATTCTATCAGATAAGAGGCCAGAAGAAGTTCCAATG TTGGTTGAATCTGTTTTAAGCAAGGTTGTAGAAGAGTTCGAGCATCGGATTGCAAGCCGAGGAGGTGAACAGGTACAGCCAAAAATAACTTCAAGAGATCCTGTTTCTCAAAGCAATGGGTCTGCATTGAAGTTTGTTATGCCAGATAAAAGG GTGGACAACAGGATTAATATGGTAACAAAGAAAGAGGATTTCATTCAGAAAAGCCGTGTTGCTGAACAATCAAGAGGCCAACTTCTGAGACAGAAAGAGCTATCTGATCAACAACAGAGGGATATTCAA GAACTGAAGCACATGCTCCACACAACAAAAGCTGGTATGCAGTTTATCCAAATGAAATTTCAAGAGGAGTTCTCTAATCTAG GTATGCACGTTTGTGGCTTAGCTCATGCTGCATCCGGATATCATAGAGTTCTTGAAGAAAATCGCAAACTATATAATCAAGTCCAGGATCTCAAGG GGAGTATTCGAGTTTATTGTCGAGTAAGACCCTTCTTTCCTGGACAACCAAACCAGTTGAGCACAGTTGAAAGTATAGAAGATGGAACTCTCACTGTACATATTCCTTCAAAGAATGGGAAGGGACGCAAATCCTTTAACTTCAACAAGGTTTTTGGACCATCTGCATCCCAAG CGGAGGTCTTCCTTGATATGCAGCCACTCATTAGATCTGTTCTTGACGGTTTCAATGTTTGCATATTTGCATATGGCCAAACAGGATCAGGAAAAACTTACACTATG ACTGGACCAAAAGAGATCACAGAGAAAAGCCAAGGTGTGAACTACAGGGCTCTAAGTGATTTGTTTCTCATAGCAGATCAAAGAAAGGATACTTTCCACTATGATGTTTCTGTTcaaatgattgagatatataaTGAGCAAGTCAGGGATCTACTTGTTAGTGATGGAACAAACAAAAG ATTAGAAATCCGTAGTAGCTCCAACAAAGGGCTCAGTGTGCCAGATGCAAGCCTTGTCCCTGTATCATCAACACTTGATGTTATTGAGCTAATGAACCTTGGGCAAAGGAACCGCGCAGTTGGAGCAACAGCCCTTAACGATCGTAGTAGCCGATCTCATAG TTGCTTGACTGTTCATGTTCAAGGAAGAGATTTGACATCTGGAACCATACTTCGCGGATGCATGCATTTAGTTGACTTGGCAGGAAGTGAAAGGGTAGACAAATCTGAGGCCACAGGAGACAGACTAAAAGAAGCACAGCATATCAACAAATCCCTTTCAGCTCTTGGGGATGTCATTGCTTCCCTTGCTCAGAAAAACTCACATGTTCCTTACAGAAACAGTAAACTCACACAATTGCTCCAGGATTCACTTG GTGGACAGGCCAAGACACTAATGTTTGTTCATATAAGTCCAGAGAGTGATGCTATTGGAGAAACACTCAGTACCCTTAAATTTGCAGAAAGGGTTGCCACAGTTGAACTTGGTGCTGCTCGAGTAAACAAGGATAGTGCAGATGTCAAAGAGCTCAAAGAACAG ATTGCGAATCTAAAGGCAGCATTGGCaagaaaggaaggagaatcGGAACATTCTTTCTCTGGTAGCTCTGAAAAATACAGGACAAGGGCTGGTGATCTATCACCTTATCACGCAAGCCAGCGAGGCACAGATGCTGGGGATCGCCCTGGATGCCGGCAACCAATGGTTGATGTTGGCAATATAGGG CTTCAAAGTAAGTCCAAATTTAGACACAAAACTCAAAGCTTGGATTTTGATGAGATGTCATCAACTTCACCACCCTGGCCCCCAGTAAGTAGTCCCGGGCAGAACTACGCAGAAGACGATAAAGAAACTGGTTCTGGAGAATGGGTGGACAAAGTCATGGTAAACAAGCAAGACGTAAACAAAACTGACAACCTCTTAGGATGTTGGGAATCACCGGGAGCCAACGGGAACTTATCCGATGTCTTTTACCAAAAATATCTGCAAGACTCTTCTAAGATGTACTCTGAACAATCCTACAACAtgttcatgggaggcaaccagTTCAGCATGATGGCGGGTTCTGATGAAATGGATGAGCTTGATGCTGCAACCAGTGATTCCTCTGAACCTGACTTGCTTTGGCAATTCAATCATTCTAAACTCTCCACCATGACCATGACCAATGCAGTTGGATCAAAGACTAAGAGATCTATCCCAAAGTCAGCAAAGAGCCCAGAAATGAG CAGGATCGGTGCTTCTGTTTCAAATAGAACAGCAAGGCATCCAGCTCCAGTTGATGTCAAACGTAAAGCTGGCAATAGAAAGTAA
- the LOC130935936 gene encoding kinesin-like protein KIN-14I isoform X2: MAAEAAFSFSVASVVEDVLQQHGTRLKDLDLESRKAEEAASRRYEAAGWLRKMVGVVAAKDLPAEPSEEEFRLGLRSGIILCNVINKVQSGAVPKVVESPVDSAMIPDGAPLSAYQYFENVRNFLVAVQEIGLPTFEASDLEQGGKSSRIVNCVLALKSYGEWKKSGANGVWKFGGNLRPATSTKSFVRMNTEPFTNSLSRTSSINEKSLTGLNNEAESNSKMSGSHSLSSLVHAILSDKRPEEVPMLVESVLSKVVEEFEHRIASRGGEQVQPKITSRDPVSQSNGSALKFVMPDKRVDNRINMVTKKEDFIQKSRVAEQSRGQLLRQKELSDQQQRDIQELKHMLHTTKAGMQFIQMKFQEEFSNLGMHVCGLAHAASGYHRVLEENRKLYNQVQDLKGSIRVYCRVRPFFPGQPNQLSTVESIEDGTLTVHIPSKNGKGRKSFNFNKVFGPSASQAEVFLDMQPLIRSVLDGFNVCIFAYGQTGSGKTYTMTGPKEITEKSQGVNYRALSDLFLIADQRKDTFHYDVSVQMIEIYNEQVRDLLVSDGTNKRLEIRSSSNKGLSVPDASLVPVSSTLDVIELMNLGQRNRAVGATALNDRSSRSHSCLTVHVQGRDLTSGTILRGCMHLVDLAGSERVDKSEATGDRLKEAQHINKSLSALGDVIASLAQKNSHVPYRNSKLTQLLQDSLGGQAKTLMFVHISPESDAIGETLSTLKFAERVATVELGAARVNKDSADVKELKEQIANLKAALARKEGESEHSFSGSSEKYRTRAGDLSPYHASQRGTDAGDRPGCRQPMVDVGNIGLQSKSKFRHKTQSLDFDEMSSTSPPWPPVSSPGQNYAEDDKETGSGEWVDKVMVNKQDVNKTDNLLGCWESPGANGNLSDVFYQKYLQDSSKMYSEQSYNMFMGGNQFSMMAGSDEMDELDAATSDSSEPDLLWQFNHSKLSTMTMTNAVGSKTKRSIPKSAKSPEMRIGASVSNRTARHPAPVDVKRKAGNRK, from the exons ATGGCGGCAGAGGCAGCATTCTCCTTCTCAGTGGCGTCCGTGGTGGAGGATGTGCTTCAGCAGCACGGTACTCGCCTCAAAGATCTTGATTTGGAGTCCAGGAAAGCCGAAGAAGCTG CATCTAGAAGATATGAAGCAGCAGGGTGGCTTAGAAAAATGGTTGGAGTTGTTGCGGCCAAAGATTTACCAGCTGAACCCTCTGAGGAAGAGTTTAGGCTTGGTTTGAGAAGTGGGATTATTCTTTGTAATGTTATTAACAAGGTTCAATCTGGAGCTGTTCCCAAG GTTGTGGAGAGTCCTGTTGATTCTGCAATGATCCCGGATGGGGCACCATTATCCGCATATCAGTACTTCGAAAACGTGAGGAATTTTCTGGTTGCTGTCCAGGAAATTGGACTTCCTACTTTTGAGGCATCTGATCTGGAACAG GGAGGAAAATCATCCAGGATTGTGAATTGCGTCTTGGCCCTTAAATCCTATGGTGAATGGAAAAAGAGTGGGGCAAATGGTGTGTGGAAATTCGGGGGGAATCTCAGACCAGCTACATCAACAAAATCTTTTGTGAGAATGAACACAGAGCCATTTACTAATTCCTTGTCGAGGACCTCATCGATTAATGAAAAGTCTCTAACTGGTCTTAACAATGAAGCTGAATCTAATAGTAAAATG TCTGGCTCCCATTCATTGAGTTCGCTTGTTCATGCAATTCTATCAGATAAGAGGCCAGAAGAAGTTCCAATG TTGGTTGAATCTGTTTTAAGCAAGGTTGTAGAAGAGTTCGAGCATCGGATTGCAAGCCGAGGAGGTGAACAGGTACAGCCAAAAATAACTTCAAGAGATCCTGTTTCTCAAAGCAATGGGTCTGCATTGAAGTTTGTTATGCCAGATAAAAGG GTGGACAACAGGATTAATATGGTAACAAAGAAAGAGGATTTCATTCAGAAAAGCCGTGTTGCTGAACAATCAAGAGGCCAACTTCTGAGACAGAAAGAGCTATCTGATCAACAACAGAGGGATATTCAA GAACTGAAGCACATGCTCCACACAACAAAAGCTGGTATGCAGTTTATCCAAATGAAATTTCAAGAGGAGTTCTCTAATCTAG GTATGCACGTTTGTGGCTTAGCTCATGCTGCATCCGGATATCATAGAGTTCTTGAAGAAAATCGCAAACTATATAATCAAGTCCAGGATCTCAAGG GGAGTATTCGAGTTTATTGTCGAGTAAGACCCTTCTTTCCTGGACAACCAAACCAGTTGAGCACAGTTGAAAGTATAGAAGATGGAACTCTCACTGTACATATTCCTTCAAAGAATGGGAAGGGACGCAAATCCTTTAACTTCAACAAGGTTTTTGGACCATCTGCATCCCAAG CGGAGGTCTTCCTTGATATGCAGCCACTCATTAGATCTGTTCTTGACGGTTTCAATGTTTGCATATTTGCATATGGCCAAACAGGATCAGGAAAAACTTACACTATG ACTGGACCAAAAGAGATCACAGAGAAAAGCCAAGGTGTGAACTACAGGGCTCTAAGTGATTTGTTTCTCATAGCAGATCAAAGAAAGGATACTTTCCACTATGATGTTTCTGTTcaaatgattgagatatataaTGAGCAAGTCAGGGATCTACTTGTTAGTGATGGAACAAACAAAAG ATTAGAAATCCGTAGTAGCTCCAACAAAGGGCTCAGTGTGCCAGATGCAAGCCTTGTCCCTGTATCATCAACACTTGATGTTATTGAGCTAATGAACCTTGGGCAAAGGAACCGCGCAGTTGGAGCAACAGCCCTTAACGATCGTAGTAGCCGATCTCATAG TTGCTTGACTGTTCATGTTCAAGGAAGAGATTTGACATCTGGAACCATACTTCGCGGATGCATGCATTTAGTTGACTTGGCAGGAAGTGAAAGGGTAGACAAATCTGAGGCCACAGGAGACAGACTAAAAGAAGCACAGCATATCAACAAATCCCTTTCAGCTCTTGGGGATGTCATTGCTTCCCTTGCTCAGAAAAACTCACATGTTCCTTACAGAAACAGTAAACTCACACAATTGCTCCAGGATTCACTTG GTGGACAGGCCAAGACACTAATGTTTGTTCATATAAGTCCAGAGAGTGATGCTATTGGAGAAACACTCAGTACCCTTAAATTTGCAGAAAGGGTTGCCACAGTTGAACTTGGTGCTGCTCGAGTAAACAAGGATAGTGCAGATGTCAAAGAGCTCAAAGAACAG ATTGCGAATCTAAAGGCAGCATTGGCaagaaaggaaggagaatcGGAACATTCTTTCTCTGGTAGCTCTGAAAAATACAGGACAAGGGCTGGTGATCTATCACCTTATCACGCAAGCCAGCGAGGCACAGATGCTGGGGATCGCCCTGGATGCCGGCAACCAATGGTTGATGTTGGCAATATAGGG CTTCAAAGTAAGTCCAAATTTAGACACAAAACTCAAAGCTTGGATTTTGATGAGATGTCATCAACTTCACCACCCTGGCCCCCAGTAAGTAGTCCCGGGCAGAACTACGCAGAAGACGATAAAGAAACTGGTTCTGGAGAATGGGTGGACAAAGTCATGGTAAACAAGCAAGACGTAAACAAAACTGACAACCTCTTAGGATGTTGGGAATCACCGGGAGCCAACGGGAACTTATCCGATGTCTTTTACCAAAAATATCTGCAAGACTCTTCTAAGATGTACTCTGAACAATCCTACAACAtgttcatgggaggcaaccagTTCAGCATGATGGCGGGTTCTGATGAAATGGATGAGCTTGATGCTGCAACCAGTGATTCCTCTGAACCTGACTTGCTTTGGCAATTCAATCATTCTAAACTCTCCACCATGACCATGACCAATGCAGTTGGATCAAAGACTAAGAGATCTATCCCAAAGTCAGCAAAGAGCCCAGAAATGAG GATCGGTGCTTCTGTTTCAAATAGAACAGCAAGGCATCCAGCTCCAGTTGATGTCAAACGTAAAGCTGGCAATAGAAAGTAA
- the LOC130936763 gene encoding uncharacterized protein LOC130936763 isoform X2 — MSSVVESKSDGCYYSVLGVRKHSTDHEIRCAYRKMALKWHPDRWIKEPKLAVEAKKQFQHIQEAYSVLSNKGKRMIYDAGMFGFIGEDDDEGFVDFMQEMVLTMQKVKHQGEKCMMEDFHGMLMDMIAESDEGRGKSGLCWSSSNSPKKKTRIL, encoded by the exons ATGTCTAGTGTGGTGGAGTCTAAGAGTGATGGTTGTTATTATTCGGTGCTTGGGGTTCGCAAGCACTCAACCGATCACGAAATTCGTTGCGCTTATCGTAAGATGGCTCTG AAATGGCACCCTGATCGGTGGATCAAAGAACCAAAGCTTGCGGTGGAAGCAAAGAAACAGTTCCAGCATATTCAAGAGGCTTATTCAG TTTTGTCTAATAAAGGGAAGAGAATGATATATGACGCGGGAATGTTTGGTTTTATTGGAGAAGACGATGATGAG GGATTTGTTGATTTCATGCAAGAAATGGTCTTGACAATGCAGAAAGTGAAACACCAG ggTGAGAAATGCATGATGGAGGATTTTCACGGAATGCTAATGGATATGATAGCAGAAAGTGATGAAGGGAGGGGCAAATCCGGGTTATGTTGGAGCTCCTCTAATAGTCCTAAGAAAAAGACACGTATCTTATAG
- the LOC130936763 gene encoding uncharacterized protein LOC130936763 isoform X1 → MSSVVESKSDGCYYSVLGVRKHSTDHEIRCAYRKMALKWHPDRWIKEPKLAVEAKKQFQHIQEAYSVLSNKGKRMIYDAGMFGFIGEDDDEVCYGFVDFMQEMVLTMQKVKHQGEKCMMEDFHGMLMDMIAESDEGRGKSGLCWSSSNSPKKKTRIL, encoded by the exons ATGTCTAGTGTGGTGGAGTCTAAGAGTGATGGTTGTTATTATTCGGTGCTTGGGGTTCGCAAGCACTCAACCGATCACGAAATTCGTTGCGCTTATCGTAAGATGGCTCTG AAATGGCACCCTGATCGGTGGATCAAAGAACCAAAGCTTGCGGTGGAAGCAAAGAAACAGTTCCAGCATATTCAAGAGGCTTATTCAG TTTTGTCTAATAAAGGGAAGAGAATGATATATGACGCGGGAATGTTTGGTTTTATTGGAGAAGACGATGATGAGGTTTGTTAT GGATTTGTTGATTTCATGCAAGAAATGGTCTTGACAATGCAGAAAGTGAAACACCAG ggTGAGAAATGCATGATGGAGGATTTTCACGGAATGCTAATGGATATGATAGCAGAAAGTGATGAAGGGAGGGGCAAATCCGGGTTATGTTGGAGCTCCTCTAATAGTCCTAAGAAAAAGACACGTATCTTATAG
- the LOC130936780 gene encoding probable polygalacturonase produces the protein MQLFLNCLQRFLATASQQHRRNTHMKGLVAVLLLVALSTALESNGEEYSLGPCEQKARNNARPHSVSILEFGAVGDGKTLNTVAFQNAIFYLKSFTDKGGAQLYVPSGKWLTASLNLISHLTLFLERGATIIASQDHDHWDVVDSLPSYGRGINVPSGRYRSLIYGQNLTDVVITGDNGIIDGQGSIWWELFKSHSLNHSRPHLVEFVDSVDVTISNLTFLNSPAWDIHPVYCSNVQILNITATAPAESPYTSGIVPDSSQNVCIESSNISTGHDAIVLKSGWDRYGVAFGKPSSNVHIRGAYLQSSSGAGLAFGSEMSGGISDVTAEQLHILNSHIGIELKTTKGRGGYMKGILISDADLVNIDLGISMSGNTGLHPDEEYDPSALPVVDGITFKNMIGSNITVAGNFSGLIDSPFTTICLSNLNFSVSSSWSCSNVIGFSSEVFPEPCPELHNSDSKSSSCFSSLYSPSSYISTLFNQHPQES, from the exons atgcaaCTGTTCCTCAATTGCTTGCAGAGGTTTCTTGCAACTGCTTCTCAACAACACCGGAGGAACACACACATGAAAGGTCTA GTGGCTGTGCTTTTGCTTGTAGCATTGAGCACTGCACTGGAAAGCAATGGAGAAGAATATAGTCTTGGGCCATGTGAGCAGAAAGCAAGGAACAATGCTAGGCCTCACAGTGTTTCCATCTTGGAATTTGGGGCAGTTGGAGATGGGAAAACTTTGAACACAGTTGCATTCCAAAATGCTATATTCTATCTCAAGTCATTCACTGATAAGGGTGGTGCTCAACTATATGTTCCTTCTGGCAAATGGCTAACTGCAAGTTTAAACCTTATTAGCCACCTCACTCTCTTCCTTGAAAGAGGAGCTACCATCATTGCATCTCag GACCATGATCATTGGGATGTTGTGGATTCTCTCCCATCTTATGGTCGGGGAATTAATGTTCCAAGTGGGAGATATCGCAGCTTGATTTATGGACAGAATTTGACTGATGTGGTGATTACAG GTGATAATGGAATTATTGATGGTCAGGGTTCTATCTGGTGGGAACTTTTCAAATCACATTCCTTAAATCACAGTCGACCGCATCTTGTAGAGTTTGTTGATTCTGTTGATGTCACAATTTCCAACTTGACATTTCTAAACTCTCCTGCATGGGACATTCATCCAGTATATTGCAG CAATGTCCAAATTCTGAACATAACAGCTACTGCACCTGCTGAATCTCCATACACAAGTGGTATAGTCCCAg ATTCTTCTCAGAATGTTTGTATTGAAAGCAGCAACATTAGCACTGGTCATGATGCAATTGTGCTAAAGAGTGGATGGGATCGGTATGGTGTTGCCTTTGGAAAACCATCCTCAAATGTCCACATCAGGGGTGCTTACCTACAATCATCATCCGGCGCCGGCCTAGCATTCGGGAGTGAGATGTCCGGAGGTATATCTGATGTAACTGCAGAGCAGCTTCATATACTCAACTCCCACATTGGCATTGAACTGAAGACAACTAAGGGAAGAGGTGGCTATATGAAAGGCATCTTAATTTCTGATGCAGATTTGGTAAATATTGATTTGGGTATCAGCATGAGTGGAAACACTGGTCTCCATCCAGATGAAGAGTATGATCCAAGTGCACTTCCTGTTGTTGATGGCATTACTTTTAAGAACATGATTGGTTCAAATATCACTGTTGCTGGAAACTTTTCAGGATTAATTGATTCACCATTCACAACAATTTGTCTTTCAAACTTGAATTTCTCTGTCAGTTCTTCATGGTCTTGTTCTAATGTGATCGGTTTCTCCAGCGAGGTGTTTCCTGAGCCATGTCCTGAGCTTCATAACTCAGATTCAAAGTCTTCCTCTTGCTTTTCTTCTCTATACTCACCCTCTAGTTATATCTCGACCTTATTCAATCAACATCCACAAGAATCATAG